In Prunus dulcis chromosome 1, ALMONDv2, whole genome shotgun sequence, the following are encoded in one genomic region:
- the LOC117616412 gene encoding protein PAF1 homolog isoform X1, protein MASYRPFPPQSSFGPPPNQNPLTPTPPPPPPQRGNQYNQNWGYNYNHSNYGPPRTQHPHPQPQYNYPPLPPPPESSYPPPPPPQAPPVAQNKMPLQPPRAPMYYQNSQYSQYSHQPIQPLQQPPPPPPPPFSPSSSAPPPPPPPGSPPPPPPQSKDGGVDRGSHEKVASREVSVSGRGEHGHLNHGVPQKQHKPPVPSMQVKKANGPPGRVETEEERRLRKKREFEKQRQEEKHRQQLKDSQNSVLQKTQMLSSGKGHGSIAGSRMGERRATPFLSGERTENRLKKPTTFVCKLKFRNELPDPSAQPKLMSLKKDKDQYTKYTITSLEKTYKPKLFVEPDLGIPLDLLDLSVYNPPSVRPPLALEDEELLRDDVAATPVKKNGIKRKERPTDKGVAWLVKTQYISPLSMDSARQSLTEKQAKELREMKGGRNILDNLNDRERQIKEIEASFEACKSRPVHATNKDLYPVEVLPLLPDFERYEDQFVLAAFDGAPTADSEIYSKLDQSGHDAYESRAIMKSYKVTGADPANPEKFLAYMVPSPNELSKDPYDESEDVSYSWVREYHYDVRGDDVHDPTTYLVSFDEEEARYAPLPTKLVLRKKRSKEGKTSDEVEHFPAPSRVTVRQRSTVAAIELKDSGDYSRGSVSNLKTRRFDIEDTLERPRKIVRHQDIDEYSGAEDDLSD, encoded by the exons ATGGCTTCATATAGGCCGTTCCCTCCCCAATCCTCATTCGGGCCGCCGCCAAATCAAAACCCTCTTACACCAACACCACCGCCACCTCCTCCACAGAGAGGCAATCAATATAATCAGAATTGGGGTTACAATTACAATCATAGTAATTACGGCCCTCCAAGAACTCAACACCCTCACCCACAACCACAATACAATTATCCACCACTGCCTCCGCCGCCCGAGTCTTCATACCCACCACCTCCGCCCCCTCAAGCTCCTCCAGTGGCACAAAATAAAATGCCTTTACAGCCTCCCCGAGCCCCCATGTACTACCAGAATTCTCAGTATTCACAATATAGTCACCAGCCAATCCAGCCTTTACAGCAGCCACCACCTCCGCCCCCACCACCTTTTTCCCCGAGTTCCTCTGCcccaccgccaccaccacccccGGGCTCACCGCCACCGCCCCCTCCACAAAGTAAGGATGGTGGGGTAGATAGAGGTTCCCATGAAAAAGTGGCTTCCAGGGAGGTATCGGTGTCGGGGAGGGGTGAACATGGGCATTTGAATCATGGGGTTCCTCAAAAACAGCATAAGCCCCCTGTTCCTTCAATGCAAGTGAAGAAAGCGAATGGCCCTCCAGGGAGAGTGGAGacagaggaagagaggagatTGAGAAAGAAGAGGGAATTTGAGAAGCAAAGGCAAGAAGAGAAGCATAGGCAGCAGCTGAAGGATTCCCAAAATTCAGTTTTGCAAAAGACACAGATGTTGTCTTCTGGGAAAGGACATGGGTCTATTGCGGGGTCACGAATGGGGGAAAGGAGGGCTACTCCATTCTTGAGCGGCGAGAGGACTGAAAATAGGCTGAAGAAGCCAACAACATTTGTATGCAAGTTGAA ATTTCGGAATGAACTTCCAGATCCAAGTGCACAGCCAAAGCTTATGTCTTTGAAGAAAGACAAAGATCA ATATACAAAATACACAATAACATCGCTGGAGAAAACATACAAGCCCAAGCTTTTTGTTGAGCCAGATCTTGGGATACCTCTTGACCTGCTTGACCTCAGTGTATACAA TCCTCCAAGTGTTAGACCACCCCTTGCTTTGGAAGATGAGGAATTATTGCGGGATGACGTAGCAGCAACCCCTGTGAAAAAGAATGgcatcaaaagaaaagagaggcCTACAGATAAAGGGGTTGCATGGCTGGTTAAAACACAATATATATCTCCTCTTAGCATGGACTCTGCGAGACAG TCTTTAACTGAAAAACAAGCAAAGGAACTCCGGGAAATGAAGGGAGGTCGCAACATTTTGGACAACCTTAATGACAG GGAAAGACAAATCAAGGAAATTGAGGCATCATTTGAGGCCTGCAAGTCACGCCCTGTTCATGCAACCAATAAGGATTTATACCCTGTTGAGGTTCTACCTCTGTTGCCTGATTTTGAGCG GTATGAAGACCAATTTGTCCTTGCAGCATTTGATGGTGCTCCTACCGCTGATTCAGAAATCTACAGCAAATTGGACCAGTCCGGTCATGACGCTTATGAATCAAGA GCCATTATGAAAAGTTACAAGGTAACAGGCGCAGATCCAGCTAATCCGGAGAAATTTTTGGCTTACATGGTCCCTTCGCCAAATGAG CTATCAAAAGATCCTTATGATGAATCTGAAGATGTTTCTTATTCTTGGGTTCGCGAGTATCATTACGAT GTAAGAGGTGATGATGTGCATGATCCCACAACATACCTTGTTtcatttgatgaagaagaagcacgCTATGCG CCCCTTCCCACAAAGCTTGTCTTAAGGAAAAAGAGGTCCAAAGAGGGAAAAACCAGTGACGAGGTTGAACATTTTCCCGCACCCTCAAGAGTGACTGTCAGGCAGAGATCAACTGTTGCTGCAATTGAACTAAAGGATTCAGGG GATTATTCAAGGGGATCTGtgtcaaatttgaaaacaagaCGCTTTGATATTGAAGATACCCTTGAAAGACCACGAAAAATTGTACGACACCAAGATATTGATGAATATAGTGGTGCTGAAGATGATTTATCTGATTAA
- the LOC117616410 gene encoding transcription factor IBH1-like, whose product MKKTLKLYLLTMTNITTTGVTLNIKSCRTKFAHRFVRSLLQIRNHAPPSSSSSSEEKLIQKRRQRIKIAAYLSMAHAVGPRMNWSRALLFKLRNRACRHRKKKRIVVIRRRTKKASRSSQGSVPVDQAKKLRRLVPGAKSMDLCSLLEETAHYITCLSTQIKVMQALADHLSK is encoded by the coding sequence AtgaaaaaaaccctaaaattgtatCTCCTGACCATGACTAATATAACTACAACCGGTGTCACCTTAAACATCAAATCCTGCAGAACCAAGTTTGCTCATAGATTTGTTCGATCCCTCTTGCAAATCAGAAACCATGCTCCGCCCAGTTCATCGTCGTCTTCAGAGGAAAAACTGATCCAAAAGCGCAGGCAGAGAATAAAGATAGCAGCTTATTTATCCATGGCTCATGCTGTTGGGCCAAGGATGAACTGGAGCAGGGCTCTTCTCTTTAAGCTTCGAAACCGGGCCTGCAGGCACCGTAAGAAGAAAAGGATTGTTGTGATCAGAAGGAGGACTAAAAAGGCCTCAAGATCATCACAGGGATCGGTTCCTGTGGATCAAGCAAAAAAGCTTCGGCGGCTCGTTCCGGGGGCCAAGTCCATGGATTTGTGCAGCTTGCTGGAGGAAACTGCTCACTACATAACATGCCTTTCCACGCAGATTAAGGTGATGCAGGCTTTAGCTGATCATCTTTCTAAATGA
- the LOC117616412 gene encoding protein PAF1 homolog isoform X2, whose amino-acid sequence MASYRPFPPQSSFGPPPNQNPLTPTPPPPPPQRGNQYNQNWGYNYNHSNYGPPRTQHPHPQPQYNYPPLPPPPESSYPPPPPPQAPPVAQNKMPLQPPRAPMYYQNSQYSQYSHQPIQPLQQPPPPPPPPFSPSSSAPPPPPPPGSPPPPPPQSKDGGVDRGSHEKVASREVSVSGRGEHGHLNHGVPQKQHKPPVPSMQVKKANGPPGRVETEEERRLRKKREFEKQRQEEKHRQQLKDSQNSVLQKTQMLSSGKGHGSIAGSRMGERRATPFLSGERTENRLKKPTTFVCKLKFRNELPDPSAQPKLMSLKKDKDHPPSVRPPLALEDEELLRDDVAATPVKKNGIKRKERPTDKGVAWLVKTQYISPLSMDSARQSLTEKQAKELREMKGGRNILDNLNDRERQIKEIEASFEACKSRPVHATNKDLYPVEVLPLLPDFERYEDQFVLAAFDGAPTADSEIYSKLDQSGHDAYESRAIMKSYKVTGADPANPEKFLAYMVPSPNELSKDPYDESEDVSYSWVREYHYDVRGDDVHDPTTYLVSFDEEEARYAPLPTKLVLRKKRSKEGKTSDEVEHFPAPSRVTVRQRSTVAAIELKDSGDYSRGSVSNLKTRRFDIEDTLERPRKIVRHQDIDEYSGAEDDLSD is encoded by the exons ATGGCTTCATATAGGCCGTTCCCTCCCCAATCCTCATTCGGGCCGCCGCCAAATCAAAACCCTCTTACACCAACACCACCGCCACCTCCTCCACAGAGAGGCAATCAATATAATCAGAATTGGGGTTACAATTACAATCATAGTAATTACGGCCCTCCAAGAACTCAACACCCTCACCCACAACCACAATACAATTATCCACCACTGCCTCCGCCGCCCGAGTCTTCATACCCACCACCTCCGCCCCCTCAAGCTCCTCCAGTGGCACAAAATAAAATGCCTTTACAGCCTCCCCGAGCCCCCATGTACTACCAGAATTCTCAGTATTCACAATATAGTCACCAGCCAATCCAGCCTTTACAGCAGCCACCACCTCCGCCCCCACCACCTTTTTCCCCGAGTTCCTCTGCcccaccgccaccaccacccccGGGCTCACCGCCACCGCCCCCTCCACAAAGTAAGGATGGTGGGGTAGATAGAGGTTCCCATGAAAAAGTGGCTTCCAGGGAGGTATCGGTGTCGGGGAGGGGTGAACATGGGCATTTGAATCATGGGGTTCCTCAAAAACAGCATAAGCCCCCTGTTCCTTCAATGCAAGTGAAGAAAGCGAATGGCCCTCCAGGGAGAGTGGAGacagaggaagagaggagatTGAGAAAGAAGAGGGAATTTGAGAAGCAAAGGCAAGAAGAGAAGCATAGGCAGCAGCTGAAGGATTCCCAAAATTCAGTTTTGCAAAAGACACAGATGTTGTCTTCTGGGAAAGGACATGGGTCTATTGCGGGGTCACGAATGGGGGAAAGGAGGGCTACTCCATTCTTGAGCGGCGAGAGGACTGAAAATAGGCTGAAGAAGCCAACAACATTTGTATGCAAGTTGAA ATTTCGGAATGAACTTCCAGATCCAAGTGCACAGCCAAAGCTTATGTCTTTGAAGAAAGACAAAGATCA TCCTCCAAGTGTTAGACCACCCCTTGCTTTGGAAGATGAGGAATTATTGCGGGATGACGTAGCAGCAACCCCTGTGAAAAAGAATGgcatcaaaagaaaagagaggcCTACAGATAAAGGGGTTGCATGGCTGGTTAAAACACAATATATATCTCCTCTTAGCATGGACTCTGCGAGACAG TCTTTAACTGAAAAACAAGCAAAGGAACTCCGGGAAATGAAGGGAGGTCGCAACATTTTGGACAACCTTAATGACAG GGAAAGACAAATCAAGGAAATTGAGGCATCATTTGAGGCCTGCAAGTCACGCCCTGTTCATGCAACCAATAAGGATTTATACCCTGTTGAGGTTCTACCTCTGTTGCCTGATTTTGAGCG GTATGAAGACCAATTTGTCCTTGCAGCATTTGATGGTGCTCCTACCGCTGATTCAGAAATCTACAGCAAATTGGACCAGTCCGGTCATGACGCTTATGAATCAAGA GCCATTATGAAAAGTTACAAGGTAACAGGCGCAGATCCAGCTAATCCGGAGAAATTTTTGGCTTACATGGTCCCTTCGCCAAATGAG CTATCAAAAGATCCTTATGATGAATCTGAAGATGTTTCTTATTCTTGGGTTCGCGAGTATCATTACGAT GTAAGAGGTGATGATGTGCATGATCCCACAACATACCTTGTTtcatttgatgaagaagaagcacgCTATGCG CCCCTTCCCACAAAGCTTGTCTTAAGGAAAAAGAGGTCCAAAGAGGGAAAAACCAGTGACGAGGTTGAACATTTTCCCGCACCCTCAAGAGTGACTGTCAGGCAGAGATCAACTGTTGCTGCAATTGAACTAAAGGATTCAGGG GATTATTCAAGGGGATCTGtgtcaaatttgaaaacaagaCGCTTTGATATTGAAGATACCCTTGAAAGACCACGAAAAATTGTACGACACCAAGATATTGATGAATATAGTGGTGCTGAAGATGATTTATCTGATTAA